One Fusarium poae strain DAOMC 252244 chromosome 4, whole genome shotgun sequence DNA window includes the following coding sequences:
- a CDS encoding hypothetical protein (TransMembrane:8 (i25-46o52-70i91-119o139-157i213-237o243-262i283-313o333-356i)~BUSCO:39833at5125) has translation MHPIFRRLRRSPKPKFLHGIPNNSLFVIAILIGVNVLVWIAVAIVLRFHPALISPAALSYVLGLRHALDADHIAAIDLMTRRLIASGQRPATVGTFFSLGHSTIVIVTCIVVAATSGALRDRFDGFQRVGNIVGTSVSAAFLIILCIGNGWVLYKLVQRLQAILRDRRDHAHLQGFSEEETQIQDHFALEGGGFLTRVFKRLFRVIDRPWKMYPLGVVFGLGFDTSSEIAILGIASIQAVQGTSIWLILVFPILFTAGMCMLDTTDGALMMALYTSDAFSRDVVAILYYSIVLTSITVVVSAFIGIVQLLSLIQNVADPQGGFWDGVSAIGDHFDIIGGSICGVFVIVGLGSILLYKPWRRRVEKKNAQALIGSNEGVIASTPSPLVSPSTPSDHHSGDYIGVQSLQRIM, from the exons ATGCACCCCATCTTCCGTCGGCTCCGTCGATCACCGAAACCCAAATTTCTTCATGGGATTCCCAACAATAGTCTCTTTGTTATCGCCATCCTCATCGGAGTCAACGTTTTAGTATGGATCGCTGTCGCAATCGTCCTTCGCTTCCACCCCGCACTCATCTCCCCAGCGGCTTTATCTTATGTCCTCGGCTTGCGTCACGCTTTAGATGCCGACCACATCGCGGCAATCGATCTCATGACACGACGCCTTATCGCATCAGGGCAACGACCCGCTACTGTGGGAACCTTCTTTTCACTCGGTCACAGTACCATTGTCATTGTGACTTGTATCGTCGTTGCTGCCACAAGCGGTGCTCTGAGGGACCGCTTTGATGGGTTCCAGCGCGTCGGTAACATAGTAGGAACGAGCGTCAGTGCCGCTTTTCTTATCATTCTTTGCATTGGAAATGGTTGGGTTTTGTATAAGCTAGTTCAACGTCTGCAGGCCATCCTTCGTGATCGAAGAGATCACGCCCACCTACAAGGGTTTTCAGAAGAGGAAACTCAAATCCAAGATCACTTTGCTCTTGAAGGAGGTGGATTCCTTACAAGAGTGTTTAAAAGACTATTTCGTGTTATCGATCGGCCGTGGAAGATGTACCCACTGGGTGTAGTCTTCGGTCTCGGGTTCGACACGAGTTCAGAGATAGCTATTCTTGGTATCGCCAGCATCCAGGCTGTGCAAGGGACAAGTATCTGGCTCATTCTAGTTTTTCCAATTCTATTCACCG CTGGGATGTGTATGCTCGACACGACCGACGGTGCTCTCATGATGGCTCTCTACACTTCGGATGCCTTTTCAAGAGACGTCGTAGCGATTCTATACTACTCTATAGTCCTAACCAGCATAACTGTTGTCGTCTCCGCCTTTATTGGAATCGTCCAACTTCTCTCCCTTATTCAGAATGTTGCTGACCCTCAGGGGGGATTTTGGGATGGGGTATCTGCCATCGGTGACCACTTTGACATTATCGGCGGAAGTATATGCGGCGTCTTTGTCATTGTTGGTTTGGGTTCAATACTCTTGTACAAACCTTGGAGGCGACgtgttgagaagaagaatgcGCAAGCCCTCATCGGAAGTAACGAGGGAGTCATTGCGAGTACTCCCTCACCACTCGTCTCTCCGTCAACACCGAGTGATCATCACAGTGGCGACTACATCGGTGTACAAAGTTTACAGAGGATTATGTGA
- a CDS encoding hypothetical protein (BUSCO:36023at5125), whose amino-acid sequence MTDQEPSQKILIAPSEAQRLVQDILQGNGIPSENAAIIAQCLIAADLRGVDTHGMNRIPSYMERIRQGVLNATAQPILTQVTPAVAQVDGQNGFGFVAAHKGMAAAIESARIFGIGMASIKHSNHFGMSAWLVQQALDADMMSLVFTNSSPALPAFGGKSKLMGVSPLACGAPGKGPMENFILDMAPSVAARGKIYKAKRRGEKIPLDWALDSEGRPTDDPEAALGGVMLPMGGPKGSALSVMMDVFSGVLSGSAFAGHVTGPYDPSKPADVGHFLVAIKPDLFMSLDDFRERMQYLYERVVGSEKAAGVDRIYFPGEIEQLNRKEREKTGIPLVQAEIDALNAEANKVGVEPLR is encoded by the coding sequence ATGACAGACCAAGAACCATCCCAGAAAATCCTCATCGCACCCTCAGAAGCCCAACGCCTTGTCCAAGATATCCTCCAAGGAAACGGCATCCCATCAGAGAACGCTGCCATCATCGCTCAATGTCTCATAGCAGCCGACTTGCGAGGTGTAGACACCCATGGCATGAACCGTATACCTTCGTACATGGAGCGCATTCGTCAAGGCGTCCTCAATGCTACAGCCCAACCCATCCTCACCCAAGTGACTCCCGCGGTGGCTCAAGTCGACGGCCAAAATGGCTTCGGTTTTGTGGCCGCTCATAAAGGAATGGCTGCTGCGATTGAGTCTGCGCGCATCTTCGGTATCGGAATGGCGAGCATCAAGCACTCTAACCACTTTGGTATGAGTGCCTGGCTCGTGCAGCAAGCCCTTGATGCCGATATGATGAGTCTTGTCTTTACCAACTCGAGTCCTGCTCTTCCTGCCTTCGGCGGCAAGTCTAAGCTCATGGGCGTTTCTCCTCTTGCTTGTGGCGCACCGGGCAAAGGGCCAATGGAGAACTTCATCCTCGACATGGCACCTTCCGTGGCAGCGCGAGGAAAGATTTATAAAGCGAAGCGACGAGGTGAAAAGATTCCTTTGGACTGGGCTCTCGATTCAGAGGGTAGACCTACAGACGACCCTGAAGCTGCCCTGGGTGGTGTCATGTTACCCATGGGCGGCCCAAAGGGTTCTGCACTGTCTGTAATGATGGATGTTTTTTCGGGAGTTCTATCGGGTTCTGCGTTTGCAGGACACGTAACTGGACCGTATGACCCATCCAAGCCAGCAGATGTAGGTCATTTCCTGGTTGCCATCAAGCCCGACCTCTTTATGAGTCTTGATGACTTCCGCGAAAGAATGCAGTATTTGTATGAACGAGTGGTTGGGTCGGAAAAGGCTGCCGGTGTTGATAGGATTTACTTCCCTGGTGAGATCGAGCAGTTGAATCGTaaggagagagagaagacGGGGATTCCGCTTGTGCAGGCTGAGATTGATGCTTTGAATGCTGAGGCGAACAAGGTTGGGGTAGAGCCATTGAGATAA